One Micromonospora craniellae genomic region harbors:
- the ltrA gene encoding group II intron reverse transcriptase/maturase, whose product MPEDTVVDTAVTWPTPEEAWTRVRGMQIKLHRWAAADHGRRFDDVYNFVSDPATLVVALQRVAGNAGARTAGVDGVTAVHVSMAGPEVFLDHVRSLLKTGTFRPLPVREKMIPKTGGKLRRLGIPTITDRVVQAALKLVLEPIFEADFQPCSYGFRPNRRAHDAIAEIHHLATAGYRWVLDADIEACFDRIDHPALMGRVRARVKDKRVLALVKAFLKAGIMTELGERNETTSGTPQGGILSPLLANIALSVLDEFFVEQWAAAGTGQQRRQRRAKGLATWQLVRYADDFLVLVHGNQEHVEDLRDQVSTVLATMGLRLSESKTRITHLADGVDFLGFRIVWKRKRGTDKWHVYTFIADKPVQALKRKIKSLTRRLSHLSYRETLVKINYIQRGWANYFKHAVAKHTFSHLQNFIWWRVINWVMRRNRMTWRAIQRWLRTPQGWQPIAFDGVELFKMAKVPVTRYRYRGTKIPNPWQPTPTSPPPTA is encoded by the coding sequence ATGCCCGAAGACACGGTGGTGGATACCGCCGTCACGTGGCCGACCCCGGAAGAGGCATGGACGCGGGTACGGGGAATGCAGATCAAACTGCACCGTTGGGCGGCGGCCGACCACGGTCGCCGGTTTGACGATGTCTACAACTTCGTCAGCGACCCCGCCACGCTGGTCGTGGCGTTGCAACGGGTCGCCGGGAATGCCGGAGCCCGCACTGCCGGAGTGGACGGCGTCACCGCTGTCCACGTGAGCATGGCCGGGCCCGAAGTGTTCCTGGACCATGTCCGTTCCCTGCTGAAGACCGGCACGTTCCGGCCACTACCAGTACGGGAGAAGATGATTCCCAAGACCGGCGGGAAACTACGCCGGCTGGGGATACCGACCATCACGGACCGTGTGGTCCAGGCAGCGCTGAAGCTGGTCCTGGAGCCCATCTTCGAGGCGGATTTCCAGCCTTGTTCGTATGGGTTCCGGCCGAACCGGCGCGCGCACGACGCGATCGCCGAGATCCATCATCTGGCCACCGCCGGTTACCGGTGGGTGCTGGACGCGGACATCGAGGCGTGCTTCGACCGTATCGACCACCCGGCCTTGATGGGTCGGGTGCGAGCGCGGGTGAAGGACAAGCGAGTGCTCGCGCTGGTGAAGGCGTTCCTCAAGGCCGGGATCATGACTGAGCTCGGCGAGCGGAACGAGACCACGTCCGGCACACCCCAAGGAGGGATCCTCTCACCACTGCTGGCCAACATCGCGTTGTCGGTTCTCGACGAGTTCTTCGTCGAGCAATGGGCGGCAGCGGGCACCGGCCAGCAGCGCAGGCAACGACGCGCCAAAGGACTGGCGACGTGGCAGTTGGTCCGCTACGCCGACGACTTCCTCGTCCTGGTCCATGGCAACCAGGAACACGTCGAGGACCTGCGCGACCAGGTGAGTACCGTTCTGGCGACGATGGGCCTGCGCCTATCTGAGTCCAAGACCAGGATCACCCACCTTGCCGACGGGGTCGACTTCCTCGGCTTCCGCATCGTCTGGAAGCGGAAACGAGGAACGGACAAGTGGCATGTATACACGTTCATCGCCGACAAGCCGGTCCAGGCGCTGAAACGGAAGATCAAGTCACTGACCCGCCGGTTGTCGCACCTGAGCTACCGGGAGACGCTGGTCAAGATCAACTACATCCAGCGTGGATGGGCCAACTACTTCAAGCACGCGGTCGCCAAGCACACCTTCTCCCACCTGCAGAACTTCATCTGGTGGCGAGTGATCAACTGGGTGATGCGCCGCAACCGCATGACCTGGAGAGCCATCCAGCGATGGCTGCGCACCCCGCAAGGGT